The Fusobacterium sp. DD2 region AAAATGATAAAATGCAACAGCCCTTTTTTTATATTTCAGGATCTTCATTTAATCTCGAATCAGTATAATCTAAATAAAGATTTGAATCAATCATATTATTATCAGTATCAATAGTATCCAGTCCAATATAATATACAGCTGTATCAATATCAGGAGCAAATTTTATATAATTTCCCTGAAGTTTTAAGCTATCGACTTTTTTATCTATCTGTTTTCTTGCTATTGGATTTCCAAGGGTTCTAGTTAATTTTTTATATACAGTTTTTATCTGCTCTCTACCAACTACCTGATTATTAAATGTTATTCTTATCATGTAAAGTTGCTTATCTTTAAAATAAAATTTATAATCTTTAATATGAGGGTCTATTGCAGGAGCACTGAATATTTGAGTACCTGCTTTAAAAGATGGTTCCTCTTTTAAATTTTTAAACATAGGTTCAATTGCACTTTTTTCATCTCTCCAGTTGACTCCCTGAAAATCTACAATTGCTAAAGCTGAAATTGAAAGTATAAAAGTAAGAATAAGAGTTATAATTTTTTTCATTGTCTAAAACCTCCAAGTATGTTTTTTATATTGTATAAAAAAATTTGAAATATAACAAGTAAAGTGATAATAAAAACTTAACTCTTAGACAAAGAAAACTTTGAAAAAGTTTAATTGAGATGATATTATTTAGATGAAAGGTAAATTAATTAAGTAAATAACTACTAATGGAAAAATATTTATAGCATAAAACTCACAATTTGGAGGTTTTAAAATGAAGAGAGAAAATTATATAGAATGGGATGAATACTTTATGGGAGTGGCACTGCTTTCAGCAATGAGAAGTAAAGATCCTAATACACAGGTTGGTGCATGTATTGTAAATCCTGAAAAAAGAATTATTGGAGTAGGATATAACGGACTTCCAATAGGATGTAGTGATGATGAGTATCCTTGGGCAAGAGAGGGAGAGTTCTTAGAAACAAAATATCCTTTTGTATGCCATGCAGAATTAAATGCAATTTTAAATAGTACTAAATCATTGAAGGGATGCACTATATATGTTGCATTGTTCCCTTGTCATGAGTGCAGTAAGGCAATTATTCAAAGTGGAATAAAAGAACTTGTATATCTTTCAGATAAATATAGTGGCACAGAATCAAATATAGCTTCAAAAAAGATGCTTGACTCTGCAGGAGTAAAATATAGAAAACTGGTTTCTAAGCATAAAAAGTTAGAACTTTCATTTATAGATGGTGATGGAGAGTATTAATAAAGAAGCTGTTGCAAATCTATAAAAATATAATTCTCTAAGCTATCAATTCTTTCTATTTATTTTGCTTACAGAAAGAAAATCCGAAACTCACTTCGTTCAGACAGTCGAATTTTCGGTATTCTGTTTCGCTGCATAAATTACGAAACAATTTCTAATGCCCGAGAATTTTATTTTTATAAGTTACGAAATGCAACAGCCTTTGAGATGGTTATCTTCTTTTAAATTTTTCTTTTAAAGAGTCCATAAAAGATTTTTTAGGGGTAACATCTTTTTCTTCTCTTTGCTGAGTACGATATTGAGACCAGTTAGGATCATTTTTCATATTTTTTCTTAATTGGCTCATATATTTGTATGTACTTACAGCGTTATTATATCTTCTTTTTATGTTGTTACCTATATCTTTTATTGTCTGGAATAGTCCAGTAATTACATTTTTAATGTTGTAGTATATTTTTTTCAAAATGTGATATCTGTATATTTCACCACAGTGAGGGCATTTATATTTAGCCAGCTTATCAGATATTTTCATTTTTTTATGACATTTTGGGCATACTATTACAAATTTTCTCATAATTTATTCTCCTATCTTGTTGTTGTTCTCAAGGTGTATTATAACATATTATAATTTTTTTAACTATAGAAAGGAAAAATATGAAGGGTATTGATTTAAATAAGATAGTGTTATTTGAAGGGTTGGATTTAGACAGAATTCAAAGAGAGTTGTCAGAAATAAAAGTAAAAATCTTAAAATATAAAAAAGGTGAAAATATCGCTTTAAGAGGGGATAGAATAAAGGGATTGTATATAAATATAAGTGGAACACTTGTAAGTGAAATGCTTAAGGAGAATGGAGAGAGTAAAAAAATAGAGGAACTTAAATCAGGGATGATTTTAGCTTCAGCTTT contains the following coding sequences:
- a CDS encoding dCMP deaminase family protein, with protein sequence MKRENYIEWDEYFMGVALLSAMRSKDPNTQVGACIVNPEKRIIGVGYNGLPIGCSDDEYPWAREGEFLETKYPFVCHAELNAILNSTKSLKGCTIYVALFPCHECSKAIIQSGIKELVYLSDKYSGTESNIASKKMLDSAGVKYRKLVSKHKKLELSFIDGDGEY